From the genome of Alphaproteobacteria bacterium SS10, one region includes:
- the metK gene encoding methionine adenosyltransferase: protein MSQGDFLFTSESVSEGHPDKVCDRISDAIVDAFLGADPLSRVAVETMTTTNFVGLAGEVRGPDSVTHELMEQLAREAIKDIGYEQDGFHWKNAEVLNRVHQQSADIAIGVDANAADNKDEGAGDQGIMFGYACRETPVLMPAPIYYSHEILRSLATARHAKDVDFLGPDAKSQVTLQYRDGQPVGATSVVVSTQHTEGASQEEIREYVRTHVEKILPEGWMCPDAEFYVNPTGRFVIGGPDGDAGLTGRKIIVDTYGGAAPHGGGAFSGKDPTKVDRSAAYAARYLAKNVIAADLADRVTIQLSYAIGVSKPLSVYVNTHGTEKVDDTKLPAILQDVMDLSPRGIREHLKLSRPIYARTAAYGHFGREPEADGGFSWEKTDLVDQLKSAF from the coding sequence GTGAGCCAGGGCGATTTCCTTTTCACCAGTGAGTCTGTCTCTGAAGGTCACCCAGATAAGGTGTGTGACCGCATCTCCGACGCCATCGTCGATGCCTTCCTCGGCGCTGACCCGCTCTCCCGCGTGGCGGTTGAGACCATGACCACCACCAACTTTGTCGGCCTGGCCGGTGAAGTGCGCGGCCCGGACAGCGTGACCCATGAGCTGATGGAGCAGCTGGCCCGCGAAGCGATCAAAGACATCGGTTACGAGCAAGACGGCTTCCACTGGAAGAACGCGGAAGTCCTGAACCGGGTGCACCAGCAATCTGCTGATATCGCCATCGGTGTTGATGCCAATGCGGCTGACAACAAGGATGAAGGTGCGGGCGACCAGGGCATCATGTTCGGTTATGCCTGCCGTGAGACGCCGGTTCTGATGCCAGCGCCGATTTACTATTCCCACGAAATCCTTCGGTCACTGGCCACTGCTCGCCACGCCAAAGATGTCGATTTCCTCGGCCCAGACGCGAAGAGCCAGGTCACCCTGCAATACCGCGATGGCCAACCTGTTGGCGCCACCTCCGTTGTTGTGTCGACCCAGCACACCGAAGGCGCCAGCCAGGAAGAAATCCGCGAATATGTTCGCACCCATGTCGAGAAGATCCTGCCTGAGGGTTGGATGTGCCCGGATGCTGAGTTCTATGTGAACCCAACCGGTCGCTTCGTGATTGGTGGTCCGGATGGTGATGCCGGCCTGACCGGTCGTAAGATCATCGTCGACACCTATGGCGGTGCCGCACCACACGGTGGTGGTGCCTTCTCCGGTAAGGATCCGACGAAGGTTGACCGCTCAGCTGCCTATGCCGCGCGCTACCTCGCCAAGAACGTGATCGCCGCTGATCTGGCCGACCGCGTCACGATCCAGCTTTCCTACGCGATTGGCGTTTCCAAGCCGCTCTCGGTTTATGTGAATACCCATGGCACCGAGAAAGTGGACGACACCAAGCTGCCAGCCATCCTGCAGGATGTGATGGATCTAAGCCCACGTGGCATCCGTGAGCACCTTAAGCTGAGCCGCCCAATCTATGCCCGCACCGCTGCTTATGGTCACTTTGGCCGTGAGCCAGAGGCTGATGGCGGCTTCTCTTGGGAGAAGACGGACCTGGT
- a CDS encoding helix-turn-helix transcriptional regulator, whose product MPFDQDQPGQAQSGGARKQDSGPHPVDMHVGLRLRQRRTLLGMSQERLGDALGLTFQQVQKYERGANRIGASRLFHLSRLLDVSVNYFFDDMPADVLAIYEGPGEATTEPVAGFGEEPQARLDNDPMARKETLDLVRAYYSIGDTGVRRRILDLARTLAKAD is encoded by the coding sequence ATGCCTTTCGATCAGGATCAACCAGGACAAGCCCAATCTGGTGGTGCCCGTAAACAGGATAGCGGTCCACACCCGGTGGACATGCATGTGGGCCTGCGACTGCGCCAGCGGCGGACCCTACTGGGCATGAGCCAGGAACGGCTCGGTGATGCCCTGGGCCTCACCTTCCAGCAGGTGCAGAAGTATGAGCGCGGCGCCAACCGGATCGGCGCCAGCCGCCTATTCCATTTGAGCCGCCTGCTCGACGTCTCGGTAAACTACTTCTTCGATGATATGCCCGCCGACGTCCTCGCGATCTATGAGGGGCCCGGGGAAGCCACGACCGAGCCGGTCGCCGGCTTCGGTGAGGAACCACAGGCGCGGCTCGACAATGACCCAATGGCGCGTAAAGAGACCCTGGACCTGGTTCGGGCCTATTACAGCATTGGCGATACCGGTGTCCGTCGCCGGATCCTAGACCTCGCCCGCACCCTGGCGAAGGCTGACTAA